TGAATATAATAGTCTACTTGATATACCCATGGATCGAATTTTTCTAGTGACTCGTATGGGAGAGACAAAGCATGCATGAACATAATAGTGGCTGAAGCCTAATTGGCTCTATATATGGTTTTGTCGATATTCGTCAATTATTTGAAAGAGACAAACACAGTATACACCAAAATGAGTCTTATTGTCAATTATCAATTATCAATTTCACTATCAGATTATAACCCACTGTAAGAACACTCCCTTTAGTTAGGTCCATCAATCTTaatctcctttttattttggttGAGAGATACAACCAAAGATATGAACACAGACCGGTTTCGATCTGCCATGTGAATTTCAGCAGTCACTAATATTGATGATGACACAATTGACACTCATGTACAGTGATGCCAATGaactaataacatattttacggataaaaattcattttgaaCTACATGGATCAGTGTCATTTTTATAGCAATAATCATCTTATATATTCcctctgtttcattataagtgtcattttaggtttcggcacacggattaagaaaacaattaattttgtatatttcctataaaaaaatactattacctatatacctaaccatatttcaaccaatagaaaaataaattttgtattgaaaatcgaaaacgacatttattttgtaaccaaaaaaattatctaaaacgacacttaatatgaaacggggAGTAGTGATCAAGACAAATAAAGTTTGCGAATGAGAAGTGAGAAGTGAGAACATTGGTCAATGTAGTTGGACATAATTAATGACAGCACATTTATCACATTCTTGTTTAGTATATGACGTTTCGGTGGTCAAATAAAATGAAGGAAATTTGCAGTAGATAACTAAGATAAAAAGTTATATTAGGTAGATGGATATGCTACTGTTGTACTTTCTAAATGGTGGTAATAACCCTATAACTAGATATGCAAATAGACTTGACCGTTCTACCCGCTGACCAGAAAATATTAATGAAGATTCTATAGCTATCTAGTTCACGCAAATCTTTATGTTAGAAAGTGCAATAAATTTGTCAAAACTCCATTATTAttgtcatcttcttctctcttcctttgtttttgagcctataaaaaaaagttaattaggtgaatatacaaattttgaatAGAAATTAGTAAAGTgtgcatattttaaaattaatctaCGATCCATATGATAGGAAATGAGAAAATTACATGAGTAACCTCTAGTTGAGGTTGGAAACTATTTGATTTACCCGTTGCCGGTTATTTTGTCTTTTCATGACACCCACATGTTTTTCCATGGCGTCAAGTCTTCGTCGCGGCTCCATTCTCGGCGTCACGAATTGGTGTGATAGATTTCAGCTATTGATGTCGCTTCTTCCTCTGCGCCATGCTCTCATCTCCAAGCCGTGGTCTCCGCCATCGCCATCGTCAGAATCAGCCTCAGATTACACAAAGAGAAAGCTCATTGTTTTCATTGGTggattttagaatattttccaGACAGGTCCCTTAACTTCTACTTCTTTACAAGACGGCCCATGATTTTCTAAAGCGCAGAAACATCCTTAATTTAGCCCCTTAGCTTTTAATTGTGACAATATAGACCCGCGTGTAGTCTGTCTTTTGCATCATTGATCCCtgtattttcttcttatttCGTCTTGGCCCCAACTGTTTCTGATTTGCAGAAATAACCTTCTAACATCGCCTAAAACTTTTAATTGGACTCTCCAAACCCTTATGCACATAAATGGACAAATATATGCAATGTAGACACCTAGATGCAATCTAAAGTGATTAAAATGAACTAATTGAGATGCTAAATAACATTAAATGCACTATAATATATTACTCGGACCATAAACCCAAATCGTATACCCTAAATCCCATTACTACACCCTAACCCAACCCGTATAACCTTAAACATAAATTCTAGACCATAAATCCAAACAgtatataaaccaaaatcatatactctaaatcaaaatcctaGACCCAAAACCCAAACCGTATACCGTAAACTCAAATCTTACaccataaacccaaaccgtaaactctaaacctaaaccctaaaccctaaatcctaaatttaaATCCTAGaccataaacccaaaccgtaaactttaaactcaaaccctcccaaatcttaaactctaaacccaaatactagaccctaaacccaaaccgtataaCCTTAAACCTAAATTGTAGACCATAAACCCAaactgtaaaccctaaacccaaatcataTGACATAAACTTAAATCCTAGATCGTAAACCCAAACTGTATACCGTAAAACAAATCCTACACCATAAACCGTAAACTCTAatcccaaaccctataccctaaacgtAAATTCTAGACCCTAAATCCAAACTGTgaaccttaaacccaaacctaTAGCGGCTAAGTTTCGGAgttcgatttagggtttgggtctAGGATTTGAATTTAGGGTATTCCAAATTTAATATCTGATTAACATTCACGTTGTGCACAAAAGAAGATTAAGACTGACACATACATATTACGCCAACTCGTATAACCATATTCATTTCGAACGCTAAAAATGTGATATTTTGTATCTCACAAGCTTCCATCTATATACTTGGAAATCGTAAAGGTGAGTGATATGTTGTGTTGACTATATAACCGTAATAAATTATGAAAAGTTTTGTTCGTGTAACCGGATGTATATTATATTAACAAGATTTATTTCGATTCTAATTATGTGAAATCCGGATATAAAGCTTACGTATCTGGGTATAATAACGATAGAATATGacgaaaaaatatgaaaaatattgttatatggGCTTTGTACAGGTTAGTAGCAATAATTACGTCTTcagatattatataaaatacaaaattactACTGTAAAAATGACCAAATAAAGCGATTATTGTATGTAAATCCATGAATTTTTTGTATAACCGAATAAACTATTCAATAACCGGCtgtaaataatatgtataaatCATTACATATTCTTTTGATATGATGTTCAAGTGCATATGCTCTTATCCTATAGTAGTGATATctcattattttaatagtttttagaaTTTATTGCTTAATCATATTAGTGTTTTGAGCTGAATATTAAGTGTATATATTGCATTAGAGTGTTCATTTGCATATCATAGGGTTTAAAGTGCACATTTGAAAAGTTTGGAGAAAAATCGCGGGTTATTCATTTGATATCAAGGACATCCGGGACGAAACGAAAGAAGAGGAGAATTCAGGGAATAAGACTGCAATTTGGAAATATTCGCTTGGGTTAAACTGCACAATCGAAAGTTCAGGAGTTAATTCAAGTGGACATTCCTGCCCAATCAATAGTGTTGGGGTCAAAGAGTAAGTAGCCAAAAGGTCAAGGGCCAGATGTGCAAATATTCTAAACTCCACCATTGGAGAGAACCGTGCTTTCTCTTTACAGAATCTGACGGCGAGCTTGATTCCGACGATGAGCACGGCCACGACGGTGAGTTGATCACGGCGAGGAGGTGACTTGGAAGAAAAACCACGCGGTGTTGAATCAAAGTCTGGTGGAGGTCGTCGATGGTCAGAGCTGAATGCTGCCTGATTTACAAAGCATGACGGAGAGTTCGGTGGTGGAGTTTGGTAGTCGTGGCTTGGAGAAGACGGTGGCGCGCTCTCGGATTTGTCTTTTCACAACGGGGGAAGCTTGGTTTCGCGGTGAGGACATGAGACATAAATTTAGATAGATTTTGGGTTGCACATATAGAAGAGGAATATGAGAGGGGATCCAGTTCTGTGGaagttttttttagagaaaGTTAGAATTTATCAGAAAGAAGGGAGAAAgagaaacagaaacagaaaaaaaaaaaaagatgactaAAGAGGTAGGAGGTTTTGTAGGGTTATGTTTGCAAGAAGCAATGAAGTCATTCTTGGAATTATGAAAATTACACAGTACCATGCCCATTtacctaataaaataaatttttatgtatatgtagtACAATTTCCCTAAAAAATTGTATGGATCTATCACACTTCTGTTTGAGAGGAAGCGTAATGGAAGATGGTGTCTGCTCTGCTTGTAGATTCTCCGATTCTCACGTGACAGGCCGAATCTCTGTCAGATTTCATGTCTACGTTGAGACCATCACCTCTTTTCACCATCCTCGAGACATACCTTCTATATCCAAAGCTAAGAAAACCGTTTAGATCTGTCGAGATCGTCATCGTAGCACTCACGTGAACCGGTGGGAAGGGATAAGAGATCAGCCTGAGTGAGTATGTTCATCTGAGGAGCCGGTGTCGCCCTAAGCAGAGTCATAAGTAGCGAAATCGGTGAGGAATAAAGTTTTGcccttcttctttgttttggtggTGAATGCAACGTATAAGTTGGGAGTATAGTTGGATCTCATCTTCGTATTCTAGGCTTTAAGAGCCAAGCACAACGCTTTGATTTTctattactttatttttcttgtttctaTTTGTTCGAATCAAAAAGGGTGTTCAAAATTTCCATCTCCATTATATACTTTGATTTTTGTGGGTTATATCTGACTTAATAGCCTAACCACGATGTTTTGATGCTTTGTGATCTTGTCTGTCAATGTCTGATTTGCTCTTAGTTGGCATGTCTTCTTACATATCCATGTCTTATTGAGGACACACTAATAAGTTTTTCACTACAAAAAAGTCCACattgtcaaaaagaaaaaaaatagcacAGTACGATAGCTCGTTTTACTGATCTGCTATCGTAGATGCGTATAAAATTTCCATACTCTATAACACGACTAGATTAACGCTATGGTAAATTTTTAGTAAGCGGGAAgctaaaatctaatttttcgCGACACACTTAGTGAAAATCAGAAAAGTTGCCTCTCTCATCTTGCATTTTCCCTCTTCGATCTAATTTCCCCTCTCTCATATCTCTCATTTCATTCTTTTCTCTTAGAACCCTAAAAAAAAGTGAGATCGATTCTACAAATCCGAAACCCTAATTCCCTTATCCCAACCGTAAATTCATCGCCATTTCCATCACCAAAGGCAATCTTGCTTCAATTGCGAGGTATGACTCGGTATTGAGCTCAAATCGAGCTTATGTATCGTTGCTTCAATTCTTTCTATTTCGTGTTTGCTTTCTTTTAATCATGTTTCGTAGTTGTATTGTTTGATTTTGTGTTTGCATGTTTGATTTTGTGTTTGCTTTTACATGATTGACATTGATTTCGTAGTTGTTTGCTTGAATTGAGAGTCTATATATATCGAGATATCATCTACGGATATGTTTTGTGCTATGTGTTCTGAATTTGATTGATTTTACTTTGACTTGGTTCTTTATGTTAGTAAAGGTTTCAATTCAGGTGAGAACATACAATGGTGGACAAAGCATGGGTGCATATTAGCAGGAAATGaattcaatcatatatgttacTTTTCAGTAGGTTTTTGAGACTTAATTAAGTTGTCTATTTGCTTTTCCTTTTGATTCTTAACCATAGAGTTGATCATGCTTACTAGAGAGGGGCTACAAAGTTCATACGAGATGTGGCTGTAGCTTCGGGAGAGTATTAAGACATACAATATTTCTTATATGTTCTTCCTGTTGTTTCCTTTTAAGTGGTTAGTTGAGGATATTAAGATATACAATATTTCTTCCTGttgttttttagaaaaaatagttCTGAAAACTCTTCTGGGGTGACAAGGCTTAAAATTTGGGTCAAGTCACGTACCAGAAAAGATGGAACTCCTATCAACACAAATACGTCTGAGAAGATTGTgagtttaaaacaaatatttacttATCATGATTTTGGTTGGGAGTTTTCTATAACGGAAGTTGCTTTTGTTATTCGTTTGTTTTCTGATGTGAAGCAAAAGGCAGCTGAGCTTGTTAATGGTGCTAATCCATCATATGCTAAAGATAGAGATGAGGATACACTAGTCCAACTGTTAGGATCTGATAATCCTTGTCGTTAATGGGCAGAAATATGTGTAAGACAAAATTAGCTTGCTTCCAATTGAAGAACAAGACTACATCCGAAATGCAAGAGAAGCAAATTGAACTACAGGAAACGGTGGATCAGTTAAAAGTTGAACTTGCCAAAGTGAAAACCTAGGTCGGAGAAGAAAATGAAGTGGGTGAAAACTCACCTGCTAGAGTAAGTCATTAATATTACATCAATGATTTGTTTACAACTTCTCAATGTCACATTTTAACTCATGACTATGTAACAGAGTGTGAACAAAAAGTCATTGAAGAGGTGTCTTATTATTGATTGGGCCGATGAAGATGGAAACATTGGTGAGGGGCGTATTATCTCTTCCGACCCATATGATATAGTGAATGACAGTCTATTAAGCCCTACGGATGTTGAAGTCTTGGTTGATTCTGCTACTGAACCAGAAGCTTACCTCTCGAGATCTACGAGAAACATGGCACCATTAAGGAAGATGTTGGCCATATTACTGCATGGCTTAAGAATAAATGTGTTGAACTAGGTCAGGGATTCCAACCAGAAGACATTGCACCACTGGTAAAAAATTTTTTTCTGTCATCTTAGTAGTTAAGGTTAGACCTAAGAATACTCATTTGGTCGTATTATTTGGTGATATGAATATCTCTTACGTGTAGTAATGAATGACACTTATCTTATTACTATTGAATCTCACACGTATCATTTAGTATTATTATCCATACATTCAAAACTTCAATATGCAAAAAACTAACATCAACCAAATATCTTTCTCTCAATTTAGCTGCCCAAAATCTGTCCAACTGAGGTGCCTGGGAATTTTACCTAGACCCCAAGACCCAACCCGAAACCGGTCTGAATAATCCTGACCCGATCTGAAACCCATCCGATCCTTATATCCTATTGGGTCTTGTTGTGAAGGACCCGCGGGTCTTGGACCCgatccgacccgaacccgagATCCGAGTGGGATacccaaaaacccgaaactTCTAGTATATATTAGGTATATATGGATGCTTCAGTTAATTTTtggtattatggatatttttttaagtttcaaattttagtttttgggtaTAGTTTTGGGTCtggataaaaatttagattttcaaaaatataattcggACAATGAGATAcaattttggatatatttatGTCTTTGCATcagattttatataaaatttctcatatttttttagtatttaaatattttcggTGTGTTTTAGGTATTTTTTTGGGTTGGATCCGACAtgacccgaaccgaatccgatccgtaaccgaaccgaatccgaatcgaCAAACTCTAATTGTCATATTGGATCTAACTATCTAAGACCCGACTCGGACCCGAAAAGACCCGAACCGATCCCGAAccgaaaattttaaattatcctATCGGGTCCTAAACTCTTAGATCCAAAGAATCCGGACCCGCAATGACCCGACCCGAACCTGAGCCAATGCCAGGCCTAGGTGTTAAGTGTCTCTCGAGGTAAAAGTTGTCTTTTTACGCAATCTACAAATTcgtaaattaattaaaaatttacacACATCTAATTTCAACACATAATTTGTATATTCAACTCATTAACCCTTAAAAGTATGGAAAATAAAGCGGTCACTATAAAAAGTGAAAAACATAATAAACACGAGCCGCAAATTTTGCTAGGGCTTTTGCTGTTTCCTCTTCACTTCCAAGTTTCCGCCGCAGATACAAAGCAGAGACAGCCATGGCTACTTCCATTTCTCCTTCCGATCGTATCCTTTCTAACGTTTGATTCCTAGCTTCTCGCCGttgtaatttattttcattttcattttcattttcattttcagaGGGTTTTACTTGCAAGAAAGAGCCCTTTCCCTCCACTCTCTGTTGATTCTAGAGTAGATCTGATGTCTTGATTGTTATTCCTtcattaccttttttttttgtaatatcaGAAGCTGCAGATTTGCTGCAGAATCTGTCAATTGATCAAGAAACCATGGCCAAAGTCACTGACAACACTGGGAATAATAAGGTATATTCATtcattcatctctctctctcgagttGATTTTAGATTCTAGGGACAAAATGGTAATAAACCCATTTCATATTTGCAGCAGGATGTGTATGGCGGAAACAGTAACAACGGCTTCTCAACCAAGAAGAAACTTGGTTACAACAACTACTCTGCTCAAAAAGGCTCTTATGGTAGCTACTACTATCCTCAAGCGTATCAGTACCCGAGATATGGTTATGACATGACGTATGCTTCTGGAAAGACCACCAACAACACTCCCTACCTGGTATCTTCTTGACCTGTCTCCATAATAaccaactttatttattttattgagaTTTTGGATTTTATCTAATGGCATCAGGGACGATCTGGCATGGACAGCATGTACTCAATGTATGGACCTTACAGTTACATGAGTGGATATGGATATGACACTTATGGTTATGGCACTTACAAGTATACTCCAAACTGGTACGCGTTCAACAATGGATACAAGACAAAGGGTTACGGGCTCTATGGCAAAGAGAATGCCGAGTGGTTAAACGAGCTGAACAGAGGTCCCAGAGCCAAGGGCTTCAAGACCGGGCAGCCTGAGACTGTTAAAGCAGCGCCGCCGGAAGATGTGTCTCTTCCAGATTCAAAGGAGTACAACAAGGAAGATTTCTCTGATAGCTACTACTCCAATGCGAAGCTCTTTGTGATCAAATCGTACAGTGAAGATGATGTTCACAAAAGCATCAAGTATAATGTGTGGTCCAGCACTCCCAATGGTAACAAGAAGCTTAACGCTGCTTATAATGAAGCTAAAGACAAGTCATGCCCTGTTTTTCTCATCTTCTCTGTAAGTGAATATGGCAAAAAAGactttttggattttgatttgtttgttccGATCTGATTAAAATGAATGATTTTTTGAACAGGTAAACACAAGTGGGCAGTTTGTTGGATTAGCGGAGATGGTGGGACCAGTTGATTTCAACCAGACTGTGGAGTACTGGCAGCAGGACAAGTGGGTTGGTTGCTTCCCTGTTAAGTGGCACATCGTTAAAGACATCCCTAATAGTTCCTTGAGGCATATCACTCTCGAGAATAATGAGAACAAGCCTGTTACTAATAGCCGTGATACACAAGAGGTTAGAATCTGGTCCTTTTCTTCCACTTCCCCGGTCATGTGAAGTTTAAATTTGGGCTCTGTGGATTTTAAATGTGCAGGTAAAGGTAGAGCAAGGGGTCAAAGTAATCAAGATTTTCAAGGAACATGAGAGCAAGACATGCATACTCGATGATTTTGTCTTCTATGAGAGTCGTGAAAAGATAATCAAAGAGGGGAAAAAGAAGCACCAGGAGTATAAGAAAcaggttaaaaaaataaaactcttATGTGGTGCCTTGTCTTAGATAATATCTGATGGAGATTGTTCATCTTTCAGCAGGCTTTGGCTGCCAGTGACAAAAAAGCCACACCAAAAGACGAGCCTAAGGAAACCAAAGAGACTAGTAGTATGATACCAGAAGTAGTTGAAGAGATATCACAAAACGGCGTTGCAGAAGTTGCTAGCGCATG
This Brassica napus cultivar Da-Ae chromosome C6, Da-Ae, whole genome shotgun sequence DNA region includes the following protein-coding sequences:
- the LOC106426282 gene encoding YTH domain-containing protein ECT3 isoform X2 gives rise to the protein MATSISPSDQAADLLQNLSIDQETMAKVTDNTGNNKDVYGGNSNNGFSTKKKLGYNNYSAQKGSYGSYYYPQAYQYPRYGYDMTYASGKTTNNTPYLGRSGMDSMYSMYGPYSYMSGYGYDTYGYGTYKYTPNWYAFNNGYKTKGYGLYGKENAEWLNELNRGPRAKGFKTGQPETVKAAPPEDVSLPDSKEYNKEDFSDSYYSNAKLFVIKSYSEDDVHKSIKYNVWSSTPNGNKKLNAAYNEAKDKSCPVFLIFSVNTSGQFVGLAEMVGPVDFNQTVEYWQQDKWVGCFPVKWHIVKDIPNSSLRHITLENNENKPVTNSRDTQEVKVEQGVKVIKIFKEHESKTCILDDFVFYESREKIIKEGKKKHQEYKKQQALAASDKKATPKDEPKETKETSSMIPEVVEEISQNGVAEVASAC
- the LOC106426282 gene encoding YTH domain-containing protein ECT3 isoform X1, with the translated sequence MATSISPSDQAADLLQNLSIDQETMAKVTDNTGNNKQDVYGGNSNNGFSTKKKLGYNNYSAQKGSYGSYYYPQAYQYPRYGYDMTYASGKTTNNTPYLGRSGMDSMYSMYGPYSYMSGYGYDTYGYGTYKYTPNWYAFNNGYKTKGYGLYGKENAEWLNELNRGPRAKGFKTGQPETVKAAPPEDVSLPDSKEYNKEDFSDSYYSNAKLFVIKSYSEDDVHKSIKYNVWSSTPNGNKKLNAAYNEAKDKSCPVFLIFSVNTSGQFVGLAEMVGPVDFNQTVEYWQQDKWVGCFPVKWHIVKDIPNSSLRHITLENNENKPVTNSRDTQEVKVEQGVKVIKIFKEHESKTCILDDFVFYESREKIIKEGKKKHQEYKKQQALAASDKKATPKDEPKETKETSSMIPEVVEEISQNGVAEVASAC
- the LOC106426282 gene encoding YTH domain-containing protein ECT3 isoform X3, producing MATSISPSDQAADLLQNLSIDQETMAKVTDNTGNNKQDVYGGNSNNGFSTKKKLGYNNYSAQKGSYGSYYYPQAYQYPRYGYDMTYASGKTTNNTPYLGRSGMDSMYSMYGPYSYMSGYGYDTYGYGTYKYTPNWYAFNNGYKTKGYGLYGKENAEWLNELNRGPRAKGFKTGQPETVKAAPPEDVSLPDSKEYNKEDFSDSYYSNAKLFVIKSYSEDDVHKSIKYNVWSSTPNGNKKLNAAYNEAKDKSCPVFLIFSVNTSGQFVGLAEMVGPVDFNQTVEYWQQDKWVGCFPVKWHIVKDIPNSSLRHITLENNENKPVTNSRDTQEVKVEQGVKVIKIFKEHESKTCILDDFVFYESREKIIKEGKKKHQEYKKQALAASDKKATPKDEPKETKETSSMIPEVVEEISQNGVAEVASAC
- the LOC106426282 gene encoding YTH domain-containing protein ECT3 isoform X4; the encoded protein is MATSISPSDQAADLLQNLSIDQETMAKVTDNTGNNKDVYGGNSNNGFSTKKKLGYNNYSAQKGSYGSYYYPQAYQYPRYGYDMTYASGKTTNNTPYLGRSGMDSMYSMYGPYSYMSGYGYDTYGYGTYKYTPNWYAFNNGYKTKGYGLYGKENAEWLNELNRGPRAKGFKTGQPETVKAAPPEDVSLPDSKEYNKEDFSDSYYSNAKLFVIKSYSEDDVHKSIKYNVWSSTPNGNKKLNAAYNEAKDKSCPVFLIFSVNTSGQFVGLAEMVGPVDFNQTVEYWQQDKWVGCFPVKWHIVKDIPNSSLRHITLENNENKPVTNSRDTQEVKVEQGVKVIKIFKEHESKTCILDDFVFYESREKIIKEGKKKHQEYKKQALAASDKKATPKDEPKETKETSSMIPEVVEEISQNGVAEVASAC
- the LOC106426282 gene encoding YTH domain-containing protein ECT3 isoform X5, which codes for MAKVTDNTGNNKQDVYGGNSNNGFSTKKKLGYNNYSAQKGSYGSYYYPQAYQYPRYGYDMTYASGKTTNNTPYLGRSGMDSMYSMYGPYSYMSGYGYDTYGYGTYKYTPNWYAFNNGYKTKGYGLYGKENAEWLNELNRGPRAKGFKTGQPETVKAAPPEDVSLPDSKEYNKEDFSDSYYSNAKLFVIKSYSEDDVHKSIKYNVWSSTPNGNKKLNAAYNEAKDKSCPVFLIFSVNTSGQFVGLAEMVGPVDFNQTVEYWQQDKWVGCFPVKWHIVKDIPNSSLRHITLENNENKPVTNSRDTQEVKVEQGVKVIKIFKEHESKTCILDDFVFYESREKIIKEGKKKHQEYKKQQALAASDKKATPKDEPKETKETSSMIPEVVEEISQNGVAEVASAC
- the LOC106426282 gene encoding YTH domain-containing protein ECT3 isoform X6, producing MAKVTDNTGNNKDVYGGNSNNGFSTKKKLGYNNYSAQKGSYGSYYYPQAYQYPRYGYDMTYASGKTTNNTPYLGRSGMDSMYSMYGPYSYMSGYGYDTYGYGTYKYTPNWYAFNNGYKTKGYGLYGKENAEWLNELNRGPRAKGFKTGQPETVKAAPPEDVSLPDSKEYNKEDFSDSYYSNAKLFVIKSYSEDDVHKSIKYNVWSSTPNGNKKLNAAYNEAKDKSCPVFLIFSVNTSGQFVGLAEMVGPVDFNQTVEYWQQDKWVGCFPVKWHIVKDIPNSSLRHITLENNENKPVTNSRDTQEVKVEQGVKVIKIFKEHESKTCILDDFVFYESREKIIKEGKKKHQEYKKQQALAASDKKATPKDEPKETKETSSMIPEVVEEISQNGVAEVASAC